A region of Fusarium keratoplasticum isolate Fu6.1 chromosome 6, whole genome shotgun sequence DNA encodes the following proteins:
- a CDS encoding HET domain-containing protein, translating to MFTYSPLDRHKSEIRLVRFVECPSDASKLELELRHASMNDTTFNALSYVWGDCSETIDLTLNGQSFPVGPSLHSALKQLRENGLPSWIWIDSICIQQTDLEEKGWHVQEMRTVYSRAECVYMWLGPGSDATDKTIEFMAEIGPTLVELNAMEILSSYQNGIVNTYFRSRVSGEDLGRPNEDPAVKLAQYMYGLLDHPGLQAAKDVDGVEVPRGVLIDGLSEIVKKENWHRIWIVQEVALARVGLIMCGTKATSLEHFQSTFMTLWDCSVFDKRHGSRVNGGIGFEWAWNWILPLLIRRRRQYWREGPLRLSEILRPSFRAKHTIYAASDPRDIVFGLLGVIEDGEELGLRADYTKSMAEVFTAATKAFLQQDAGIGSFRLEYVTPRAENPDGLPSWVPDWREIGEKGTLIEDAGLHIDATSGMPTSENMTLDESPWVLRRFGCYVSTITDVMEIPKDLHSFRKGIPYAELVEDFMASVLKFANLGPDSGPAEDYVWRTLVGRQYGEPAFHDRYHHWMDGDVGLLVRSIMRQGQFDPEHLTEPQKEFINNGPLHLSTIRLDLDTPQKQLTHIVQEWPEDILYYTVGRTLFKTNKAMFGRGHVLVKPGDIVTILSGCEVPIVLRPREEGGYTFVGDAHVDGIMNGEFHQTAPNYQTFDIY from the coding sequence ATGTTTACCTATTCACCCCTCGACCGTCACAAATCCGAGATCCGTCTCGTGCGCTTCGTTGAGTGTCCGAGTGACGCTTCaaagcttgagcttgaactGCGCCACGCCTCCATGAACGACACCACGTTCAACGCTCTCTCATACGTCTGGGGCGACTGCTCCGAAACAATCGACCTCACCCTCAACGGCCAAAGTTTCCCAGTTGGTCCCAGTCTCCACTCTGCTTTGAAGCAGCTGCGGGAGAATGGCCTCCCCTCTTGGATCTGGATCGACTCCATCTGCATTCAGCAGACCGATCTCGAGGAGAAAGGATGGCATGTGCAAGAGATGCGGACCGTTTACAGTCGCGCCGAGTGCGTGTACATGTGGCTCGGCCCAGGCTCCGATGCCACCGACAAGACGATAGAGTTCATGGCTGAGATCGGTCCAACGCTTGTCGAATTGAACGCCATGGAGATACTAAGCTCTTATCAAAACGGCATTGTCAACACGTACTTTCGGAGTCGCGTATCAGGTGAAGACCTTGGTCGTCCTAATGAAGATCCGGCCGTGAAGCTAGCCCAGTACATGTATGGCCTACTAGATCATCCAGGACTACAGGCTGCGAAGGACGTTGACGGTGTCGAGGTCCCTCGGGGTGTTCTAATCGATGGACTCTCGGAAATTGTCAAGAAGGAAAACTGGCACCGTATATGGATCGTCCAAGAAGTTGCCCTCGCCAGAGTCGGGCTCATCATGTGCGGCACTAAGGCCACCTCCCTCGAGCACTTCCAATCAACCTTTATGACTCTCTGGGACTGCAGCGTCTTCGACAAACGTCATGGGAGTCGCGTGAACGGGGGAATAGGCTTCGAGTGGGCCTGGAACTGGATCCTCCCGCTGCTCATCCGCCGACGGAGACAGTACTGGCGCGAGGGACCGCTCCGGCTCTCCGAGATCTTACGTCCCTCGTTCAGGGCGAAGCATACAATATACGCAGCCTCAGACCCGCGCGACATTGTATTCGGGCTTCTGGGTGTCATCGAGGACGGTGAGGAGTTGGGTCTTCGGGCCGACTATACCAAGTCCATGGCCGAGGTCTTTACCGCGGCGACAAAGGcatttcttcaacaagaCGCCGGTATAGGTTCATTCCGTTTAGAATACGTCACCCCCAGAGCCGAAAACCCCGATGGTCTTCCTTCTTGGGTCCCGGATTGGAGAGAGATTGGAGAAAAGGGCACATTGATAGAGGACGCCGGCCTTCATATCGACGCCACCTCTGGTATGCCAACATCGGAAAACATGACTCTCGACGAGAGTCCCTGGGTCTTGAGACGCTTTGGATGCTACGTCTCCACGATAACCGACGTCATGGAGATCCCGAAAGATCTACACAGCTTCCGAAAAGGCATCCCCTACGCTGAACTCGTCGAGGATTTCATGGCATCAGTTCTCAAGTTCGCCAACCTTGGACCAGACTCGGGCCCAGCCGAAGATTACGTCTGGCGCACTCTCGTGGGTCGACAGTATGGAGAGCCTGCTTTTCACGATCGTTACCAccattggatggatggtgatgtaGGGCTCCTAGTCCGCAGCATCATGCGTCAGGGGCAGTTTGACCCAGAGCATCTCACAGAGCCCCAGAAAGAGTTTATCAACAACGGCCCATTACATCTTAGTACCATCCGACTAGATCTCGACACTCCACAGAAGCAGCTCACGCATATCGTTCAAGAGTGGCCAGAAGACATCCTCTACTACACCGTAGGGAGGACCCTGTTCAAAACGAACAAGGCCATGTTCGGACGGGGGCATGTTCTCGTGAAGCCTGGTGATATTGTCACTATCCTGTCTGGGTGCGAAGTGCCAATTGTCTTGCGGCCACGCGAAGAAGGAGGCTATACGTTTGTTGGGGACGCCCATGTGGATGGCATCATGAACGGGGAGTTTCACCAAACCGCACCAAACTACCAGACATTTGACATATACTGA